In the genome of Raphanus sativus cultivar WK10039 chromosome 4, ASM80110v3, whole genome shotgun sequence, one region contains:
- the LOC108853310 gene encoding uncharacterized protein LOC108853310: MQRRRKKNIFQCKKMMKKPKKKFLVSVNVLGSVGPIRFLVNEDDKVSSVINTALKTYARQGRIPVLGFDVNNFIFYSNSAGFNILNPQEKIGSMDETNFLLCKLEREPLEKVEGREESKAREGQGWKNRLRRSLLGEFLYKNKSNSTKVARTRSLYQ, from the exons ATGCAAAGacgaaggaaaaaaaatatctttcagTGTAAAAAGATGATGAAAAAGCCGAAGAAAAAGTTCTTGGTGAGTGTGAATGTTCTTGGAAGCGTTGGTCCTATAAGGTTTCTGGTCAATGAAGACGATAAAGTTTCAAGTGTTATTAACACAGCTTTGAAAACCTATGCTCGTCAAGGCAGGATCCCGGTTCTAGGGTTCGATGTCAACAACTTCATTTTCTACTCCAATAGTGCAGGATTCAACA TTTTGAATCCACAAGAGAAGATAGGCTCAATGGATGAAACGAACTTCTTGCTCTGCAAGTTAGAGCGAGAACCACTGGAAAAAGTcgaaggaagagaagagagtaaAGCTCGTGAAGGCCAGGGTTGGAAAAATCGTCTTCGTCGGTCCTTATTAGGAGAATTtctatacaaaaacaaatctaacTCTACAAAAGTTGCAAGAACTAGATCATTATATCAGTGA
- the LOC130511266 gene encoding uncharacterized protein LOC130511266, whose product MSVDSKPLPMVSIRSDEEDYFVQTPQKTISEILETTKVERCFLRCTIAAIDSDLGLHYMSCKGCGTKIDMLHNNLCAEGIYELDRRFMFYCTKCKVLNPKRSVRPKLHLVVLDDTGHIKLLVLDSIALQLLHQPFSHAMTPIKDNGDTSVLRTALTKLVGKTYLFKIIIDRNNYQYKDDTFKVAKIITSPYMMNEFDVSPYPKGCSNTFSPEFYKVSQTPEHAMLVPGSSYRSSKFKIMTPAKSEGSPIESLEANAYLSADTKPGASFWIKKEKH is encoded by the exons ATGTCCGTTGATTCCAAACCACTTCCTATGGTTTCAATTAGGTCAGACGAAGAAGACTACTTCGTTCAGACTCCACAGAAAACAATATCTGAAATATTGGAGACGACCAAG GTGGAGAGGTGTTTCCTAAGGTGCACCATAGCGGCTATTGATAGTGATTTGGGTTTGCACTATATGAGTTGCAAAGGATGTGGTACAAAAATAGACATGTTGCATAATAACCTTTGTGCCGAAGGTATCTATGAACTGGATAGGCGTTTTATGTTCTATTGTACTAAGTGCAAGGTTCTCAATCCTAAGCGGTCGGTAAG GCCGAAGCTGCATTTGGTGGTACTAGATGATACAGGTCACATTAAGCTTTTGGTGTTAGATAGTATTGCACTCCAATTGCTCCATCAACCTTTCAGTCATGCAATGACACCTATCAAAGATAATGGA GATACCAGTGTTTTGCGGACTGCTCTGACCAAACTGGTTGGTAAAACCTATTTATTTAAGATCATAATAGATCGCAATAATTATCAGTACAAGGACGATACATTTAAGGTCGCGAAGATTATCACCAGCCCATATATGATGAACGAGTTTGACGTGTCCCCTTATCCTAAG GGATGCTCGAATACGTTTTCCCCAGAGTTTTATAAAGTGTCTCAAACCCCAGAG CATGCGATGCTTGTACCTGGTTCTTCTTATAGGAGCTCAAAATTTAAGATCATGACTCCTGCTAAAAGTGAAGGTTCTCCGATCGAAAGTTTAGAGGCGAATGCCTACCTCAGTGCTGATACCAAACCTGGAGCTTCGTTTTGGATCAAGAAAGAGAAGCATTAA